GGGCAAAATGTTATTCTGAGTCTAATTTTGTCATACTGCTTTCCAGTGTTcccagaatgtttttttttttccaaggcaatggggttaagtggcttgcccaagaccacacagctaggtaattattaagtgtctgaggatggatttgaactcaggtcctcctgactccagggccagtgctctatcccctgtgtgcaccacctagacacccctagaagttttttttttaatcaaatagtgagttctttcctaagtaatttatgttttccATTTATCAACCCTGGGTCGAATTCCATTGTTTCTGATTTTCCTTTGTGTGGTCTGTTCCATTgatctctctattttttaatcaatactagttttttttttaatttgttttatttaaggaaatgaagacttgcccaagatcacacagctaggtagttgtgtctgaggctggatttcaacttaggtctttctgactccaggactggcactttatccactgcaccacctagctgctgcaaCTAGTTTTTGCTAACTGCTCTTTAAAATCTAATTTGAGATCTGTAGTcgtgttcatttttttcttgactttgtttatttcactctgtatcagttcatgtagaacttcacattcatcatttcttacagcctaattgtattccattacattcacacagctaattctaattcttttcatctttttccttgatattctatttttttttgttttttccagatgaattttgttagcaGTTTATTAAGTTATccttttggtaatttgattgttatagcattaaaaatgtaaaatttgtaatgTTTTATTGGCTCAGTGAAACCATGAACGTAATATTCTTCTAGCAGCTCTTTAGGTTTCAAGGAATAAAGTCCTTCTGATTAAAATGCGTAGaactttttctctaggaattctACATCTGAGTATAATCCAGATTTAATAGGCAAAGTAGAACAAACTTCTAATATTTAAAGATCATAGAGGAGGAAACAGTCTTTAATtatgtatatagctatatataagcataatatatggatatatgcatGTACGTATTTTTAGCaagtaatataatttaatttacattttccagagaaaggattgtaCTTACAATTACCTAATTCTAATAAGCAAAAATATCCTTTGAAACAGTGTAAGGGAGGTTTTATATATATTGAATAAGGGACTATGGAATGAATTGGCAGTAACAGTTTAAAGATTCCTGCAACAGATTGTTTATGGgcagaatatttttaataggTGATCAAAAACCTTAAGTGAGAAAACCTTCAAGAATAAGTACATTAAAATTCTTTGAGAATCTGGAAAAGAAATGTCACTAAACCAGTTTTTTCTTTCTACAGGGATTTTTTGGTTCCTCCTGATGATATCTACAGTTTGGGAAAACACATTTGTAAAGTacaagttaaattttaaaaggcacAGTTCAAGTTGAAAGGTAACCACTTTGGGGATATAATTTCTGAGCCACAGTATGCATAGATgtcatattttgttttaattttaagacTAGTCCAGCTGTcattacaattttatttatttatttttttgttatatatttttccaaGATCTCCAAGGGTTTGAGGGAATTTGGGACACAACTACCCAAATTCTAGGAGTGGGGTATGTATTCATCTAGGTCCCTGAGGAAAATTGTGGCAGGAAGGTTTGTGTTTTATCGCAGTAGGAATTGGGAATGAAGGCAAGGAAGTGGAAAAATAGGATGTATAAATATCTCAGAAAGAACAGAAGATTTAAGGGTGTTACTCCAACCAAGTTCAATATCTCATCTCTCCTTGGGACCATATAGCTTCTTGTCTTTGCTGGGAGATATTTAAAACTCTTAGAAGCCCTGCTTTCCCTAAAAATCCTGGTGAATTTGTCACCTTTTAGAGAATTCTTTTCCTGAGTCATCTGGTTACTAGGTTCCatatttcccctcctcccccaaatggCTACATAATGTTTACTTATTTCTATACATAATTTTATccttccagtagaatgtaagtccTTGAGTAGGAATTATTGATCTGTGTCTTTTTATTCTCAGTTCCTGGCACAATGCCTCCTATCAAAAACCTAGTAAATGTTGAATCTGTTCCAAGATGTCTTAGATACCTTTCTTTCAGAATGCAGGCCTtacaaaattacttatttttgtaATTAGAACCATTCTTGATCATTCAATAATGTATTTGTTGAAagtaaaatcctttaaaaatggtTTCTATTCCTAGATGGATCatattttgagaatttaaaagTTGAGGGAAAATTTCAAACCATTAACCTGCTTTTTccttatggtttttttttaaagggaaaggtGGTACTTCAATTTTTGGAGtgatattttaaaagtcaatgaTCTATACCATGAATTTAGGAGAACTTTCAGAGGTCAAATGAAAATTTGGACTGTTGGGTTCAAGTTCAAGTTCAAGACTATcataatggaaatttttttagtcatatccCCATCCCCCAATAGAATTTTTTAGTTTGATAAATAAGGTTCCCGTTGGtagtaaattcaattcaaatattaaTCTCCTTTCTCTGCTAAGGATCCAgagtgctgaagatacaaagacacaaGAGAAACCTCCTCTATCCTTAAGGTGCttaggtataaatatatatacaggtAATTATAAGATACAGTTTGAACAGGGAACACTAACAATTGAGGGATTCAGAAGGTGTTTGCTAAAGTGATATGAAACTTgaatttgctttatatttttgctATAGTGGACCCCTcaaatcaactgaaaaaattaatGTACTTTACACCAACATCTTAAATTTTGACTGGAGAGTAATGTAGGTATTAAGAACTGAAATGGTTTTGTTATCTCTCATAACctttaagataattttctttaaacacaTAGATTAGTTTGATCCTTATAATAGTTATTTGTAGAGTATGTGAGTTCCTCTTCACAGTTCCCAGGAATTCTGGTTTTTTTATGCATTTAGTTATTGGCAAATGATATATCCCTTTGTTCAATTTGAGGAAACCTAATTGCAGCAGGTTTTTggttatttgattaattttttaaggTGAATTAATTTGGGAAAACCACATTTGtaagtttcttaattttcatcaaatatttgaGTTAATGTCTACTTTATAAGTAAATAATAGTATAAAAACAATATGCTATTTATACACATACTTACATACTTATTTGTGATCTAACACTTGTTTTTTTCCATAGGAAATATTGtagtttttaagaaaatttttttttctttccttttttttgcttatGGATTTAAAGTGAAATCAGTATCCTGTGTGCTTGTtgcttggatttttaaaaaattaataaaaacattcataacaaAAAGTTTTGGCAGTTAAGACATGAGTTGTGGAAATGAGTTTgtggaaactttaaaaaaaattggctaTCCAAAGAGTGATAATCTTAATGGAGAAGATTTTGACTGGTTGTTTGAAACTGATGATAATAAACCTTTTTTGGAGTGGTTTTGTAGAAATGTAAATGAACAGCATGTATTGACTGAAAAAGAACTGCAGGCTTTTAGCAACCTTCAGAAATCTGGCAGACCCATCCTAGAAGAACAGGCATTGGATGAAGTTCTTAAAACTTGTAAAACTTCTGATATGAAACCATCTACTTTGGAAGGAATTGAGCTAGAGAAATTGGAGGCTGAGCTCCAAGCTcttcagaaattaaaaaatttaaaaattcagcgTCGTAATAAATTCCAGTTGATACTTACAACAAATAGTCATAGATCACTGCAGTTAAATGCTAAAGAAGAAGAGGTCACTAAAAATCTGAAAGAGAGCCAAGGATTTCTAAATGCAGTAAATATCAAGATAACTAATCAGCTTCAAGATCTTATTGATGGAGTTGAGAAATTGACATCATTCTTTAGTTGTTCAGAGACAAAGCCAGGTACAACTCCATCAGTGTTTTTATCTCAACTTGCCTTGGAAAATTATTTAAGCCAAGAAGGACAAAGTACTGTAGCATTAGCCTTGTATACcaaaaaacatttctttcaaGGTATACAGGAGCTAGTTGAaagttcaaatgaagaaaattttcagCTTTTTGATATACAGACACCGTCTGTttgtggtgatgatgataatgaagccCGTGAGGAGAGGCGGCATGAGCTGGCTCAGCTGCAGCTGGCCTTTGTTTGTGCCCAACATCAGCTAATTCAATTGAAAGCAAACGAATGTAGCCTTCGGTCACGTATAGAATGGGCAGAACAGACTCTTCAAATCCTGGCTAGCAAGGTAAGCAGAAAAATTAATCTTATCttttaaggagaaaaatgtagaaaatgctatcaaattattaaaaaggaGAGGTAGTAGGTAATTGTATTTCCTTATTGCCAGTTTTTCTAATGAATAATCACTATCTGCTAGTCTTTGAAAATTTTACAGTGATCATGTATTTAACTTTAAATATCAAAACCAAATTAATGTTCATTCAtagttaaaaataaacttttgagagaTCATGCTTCCCAAGAACAGGCAAGCTTCCTAAAAATGAACTTCTACATAATGTGTTTTAATAAAGCCATGTGTGTTCTTTTACTTGTCTCTTATTCTATTGactaattttgatatttttataggcgttttatttttatgtggtcattgtgtgtgtgtgtgtgtgtgtgtgtatgtataatctGGTTTTCTTTGCTTCACAATATGGAATatctttacaaatttttttaggttcttcAGATGTATCATTTTTAGTAGTTCTGCAGTATATTCCATTTTACCACTACACTATAACTTACTAGCCATTTGCaaactattaaatatttatgtagtTTACAATTTTTTGTAATCAGAAATGTTAACTCTGTCTCTTACTCACACAAATACATGCATGTACCCCATTTATGAAACTTCTTTTATGATGTATTCTCAATAGAGATCATTGGACCAAAGGGTATATTTTTGTGACTCCTGTGTACCACCAGTTTGTGCTCTAAGGAGATTCTGTTACTCTGCAATTCCACCCACAGTGTATGAGACTACCTATCTTTCCACAGGTCCTTGGGTATTGAGttttgtcactttatttttgcaaaaaaaaaaaaaaaaacccaa
The Macrotis lagotis isolate mMagLag1 chromosome 3, bilby.v1.9.chrom.fasta, whole genome shotgun sequence genome window above contains:
- the HAUS3 gene encoding HAUS augmin-like complex subunit 3; the encoded protein is MSCGNEFVETLKKIGYPKSDNLNGEDFDWLFETDDNKPFLEWFCRNVNEQHVLTEKELQAFSNLQKSGRPILEEQALDEVLKTCKTSDMKPSTLEGIELEKLEAELQALQKLKNLKIQRRNKFQLILTTNSHRSLQLNAKEEEVTKNLKESQGFLNAVNIKITNQLQDLIDGVEKLTSFFSCSETKPGTTPSVFLSQLALENYLSQEGQSTVALALYTKKHFFQGIQELVESSNEENFQLFDIQTPSVCGDDDNEAREERRHELAQLQLAFVCAQHQLIQLKANECSLRSRIEWAEQTLQILASKAMGKEDLEAKISRFSSEKLKLEEQITQLNNKTLPAVVKENAQLLNMPVVKGDFDLQLARQDYYTSRQELVLNQLIKQKAAFELLQLGYEIELRKHRDTYRQLESLTQELSQSNTVLHQRLEMLADPSISHQTQPRNTIDAKDCSTHRLYQLLEGKNKEQELFRTYEGLEEMAQKLKQDVSSVQDQLAIVAQEHSLFLSKLNNGVDMLCDTLYCGGNQLYLSDQGLKEQFHQVDSHLKKLNHLLMDILANVKAKRRILASDKLYQMERELYVYFFKDKEYLQNIVENLEHQLKITTLGLED